The stretch of DNA TCAACCAGGCCTTCTTCAAGGTGTTCTTCGAGAAGATGAAGGACGCCCAGCAGGAGATCAAGTCCACGGTTACCGTCAACACCACGGACATTGCCGCCAAGGCGCATGAGCACAAGACAGACACGAATCTGGAGTTGGATAAGATCTCCCGCAAGCATGGCCTAAAGAGCAACGGAGTTGTCATCACCGAGGAGCTGAAGCGGGAACTGCACAATGCCGGGCTGGCCACAGTGCGGGCGTACGGCAATGCACGGAATATCCACTCCGGGGAGGAGAGCTCCTCGATCAGTGTGAACAGTCCGCTGGAGGATATACTGGCCGAGAAGCTCGAAAAGCACAAGGACAGCAAGGAGCAGCGCAATCAGCTCTCCAACAAGGTGCTGGTCATGCAGCCCATCCTCCgcttcctgcagctcctctgcGAGAACCACAATCCCGACATGCAGAACCTGCTGCGTAATcagaacaacaaaacaaacaacaatctGGTGTCCGAGACGCTGATGTTCCTCGACTGCATCTGCGGCTCGACCACCGGTGGCCTGGGCCTGCTGGGGCTCTACATCAACGAGCACAATGTGGCGCTGATCAACCAGACGCTGGAAACACTCACCGAGTACTGCCAGGGGCCCTGCCACGAGAACCAGAACTGCATTGCCACCCACGAATCGAATGGGCTGGACATTATTACGGCTCTGATTCTGAACAACATCAATCCGCTGGGCGAGAACCGCATGGATCTGGTACTGGAGCTAAAGAACAACGcctccaagctgctgctggccataatGGAGAGCCGCGGCGACAGCGAGAATGCGGAGCGCATACTCTACAACATGAACCCcaagcagctggtggaggTGGCCTGCAAGGCCTACCACCAGGAGGAGCTCATCGACGAGCATGACGAGGCGGATGAGCCGGATGCAGCGACCGATGACGACGATGCCACTGTAAGTCCCCGCGAAGTGGGCCACAACATCTACATACTGTGTCATCAGCTGGCGCAGCACAACAAGGAGCTGGCCGGGCTGCTCAAGGCCTCCGAGGATCCACAATCGGCCAGCTTTGATGCCAAGACCAGTCAGGCTCTCATGTACTATGCCACGCACACGGCACAAATTGAGGTATGACCAACCCATGGATCGTTTAGGAATTGTCTACAAGTACTGCTTTCTTTATAGATTGTTCGCAATGATCGCACTTTGGAGCAGATTGTCTTTCCCATACCAGAAATCTGCGAGTACTTGACCACGGATACGAAAATCAAAATTCTCAACACTGCCGAACGGGATGATCAGGGCTCAAAGGTGGCTGACTTCTTTGACAAAGCCGAGGAGATGTTCAACGAgatgaaatggcaaaagaagCTAAGAAGTAAGCTTATACTCATTCCCTTAAGGATTTCACTCAATGATTTGTCACTGTTCCAGGTCAACCCTTACTGTTTTGGATCAGCAGCTACATGTCGCTGTGGAGCAACATACTCTTCAATTGTGTGGTTGTCATTAACATAATTGTGGCCCTTTTCTATCCATTTGACAAAAGTAATACTGTACCAGGTGAGAATATAAAAAGGACAGCCCTTAAGCTGGGAAGGGATTGTGCAAGAGAACAAACAGCTTAGATGATGCTTACATCTGAATGCTGTCATATAGAGCAATGTTTAGAGCACTTAgcaaaccataaataaataattatcaaTGAGATTTAATAGCATTCTTCACATTGTGCTGGAATTTCCAAATTTGATGTTATGTTTTGTTCACATTTCAGAACTGAGTCCGCACATTTCGCTGCTTTTCTGGATCATAATGCTGCTGTCGTTGGTCTTTGTGATAATGCTGCCACGTGCATCTGGCATACGAACACTTATAGCCTCCGCCATACTACGCTCAAACTTTTTACTGGGACCAGAGTCAACGCTCTGTTTGCTTGGAGTAGTCACGGTATGTACTCGAGtttctataatttattgcAATCTGTAATAATAAATCCTGTTTATAGGTCACACTCAAGAGCGTTCACATAGTCAGCATAATGGGCAACAAGGGAACATTGGAGAAGAAATTGATCAAAATAATCACCGACATGCAGTTGCTTTATCATTGCATTTATATTGCATTCTGTTTCTGTGGTCTGATTGTTCATCCATTCTTTTATTCCTTGTTGGTATGTCTTATGCTACTTCGACTTCTTTAGATCTTTAATTTAATATGTTTTCCGCCAGCTCTTTGATGTGGTGTATCGCGAGGAGACGCTGGTCAATGTCATCCGTTCGGTGACACGCAATGGACGCTCGATAGTGCTGACTGCTGTGCTGGCTCTGATTTTGGTCTACCTGTTCTCCATCATTGGCTACATGTTCTTTAGAGATGACTTCCTGGTCAGTGTGGACTttgaggagcaggagaatgCCGCCTCACCACTGGCCATGTCACCAGTGACGATCTCAGTGCCGCCAGCGGTAGAAGAGTTTTGTGCGTCGCCCGATGCGCTGGGAAATTGTGCAGGCAGCAATCCAGCAGCGGGAAATACAGCATCGAGCGATGTAGCTAGCAGCGCCAGTGCTGGCGGCGATGTAAAGGAACGTTCGTGTGACTCTCTGGTCATGTGCATTGTGACCACGCTGAATCAGGGATTGCGGAATGGCGGCGGCATTGGTGATATTCTCAGGGCGCCCTCTAGCAAGGTATTCCAGCTATCATTTTGATACATTTCTCCCTGACGATCCttaatgtgtgtttgtttcctTGCAGGAGGGTCTGTTTGTGGCTCGAGTAATCTACGATCTGCTgttcttcttcattgtgaTCATTATCGTTTTGAATCTAATCTTTGGTGTGATCATCGACACCTTTGCCGATCTACGTTCggagaagcaacaaaaggagGCCATACTGAAGACGACCTGCTTCGTGTGCTCCCTAAATCGGTCGGCATTCGACAACAAGACAGTCAGCTTCGAAGAGCACATTAAGAGCGAGCACAACATGTGGCACTATCTGTACTTTATTGTCCTGGTCAAGGTGAAGGACCCCACCGAATTCACCGGTCCCGAAAGCTATGTCTATGCCATGGTCAAGGCTGGCATACTGGAATGGTTTCCCCGCCTGCGGGCCATGTCCCTGGCGGCTGTGGATGCGGATGGCGAGCAGATTGAGCTGCGCAGCATGCAGACCCAGCTGCTGGAGACGCAACTGCTCATCAAGAATCTGTCCACGCAACTGCACGAGCTCAAGGACCATATGACCGAGCAgcgcaaacagaaacagcgcCTGGGTCTGCTCAACACAACGGCAAACAGCCTCCTGCCGTTTCAATGAGGAGGAATCCGTTTAGCATAGATAACGTAACCCTTCCTTCTTTGCACTTAAATTTGGTAAACATTCCCCATGCACTCACATAGATATGAGAACCTTAATGAAAGTCTCGTTCTCAGAGCGGACACTCCTGGAGTGATACAAGATTTTTTATCTCGCGTATCGAGTGTTCCCGAATTACTTCTTCTGTATTAGATTCGAAttccaaaagcaacaaagaaaCTTGCTCAAATAACACTCCTCCCTCTAGATATAATCTTCGCAATCTTAtatgcaaaaaccaacaactaACTGAATAACTGAATATATAGTGAACTCACACTCAGAGAACTTAGGGCTGTTAACATGTTAATTAGTGGGCGTGTTACGCATTTTTTTCACAATCTAGACAATGTTTTTCCGCCTTACCTCTACCCTCCACCCTCTTATATCCTTGTTGACTCTAAAATACCTGAATGCTAGAATCTAGACCTGTAGTTAACTTGAACATGTTCGCCGAGCGACctcaaaaaacaattttcggAAACGTCTTACGCTGTTTTAAGCTACTTTAGTTAATTGTTAATACTATATACGAATAATTTCTAATAAGTTTTTTAATACCAGAAACAATCGATTTGCAATCAAAACTAATTATTGTGATTACACCTTTTTCTTCCATTTATATTTCGATTCCGTTCCGTTTTCATTCTTGAATTGTTTACTTAGTGCTCGAAACGAGTTTTGTTGGTTAAATTCATTCTAAGCTAACATCTAGATTGTATCCTAAGAGAAACTAAACTACATTTAAGTGCAACTTTATATCTTTACATATAaatgcatatacataaatatcttTTAAATAAAGACTATCAAATTGAGACGCAATCATCTTTAAAGGGTTCAACTATCTTGCAGGACTCCCACGATCGCGAACCGAGAGGAAAAACAAGTCTTTTAACGATAATTAAATTGGGGACACATCTGGAAAGGGTTTCCAAGAATCCAGATAAAAACACGATTAGCTTTGATTACTTTTagccaacatttttattattacataTTACACTACAAGTTTGCGAGCAGCTTTTCAAATGCCGAAGGTTGTAAAcgaataattaaatattaatttacgGCTTGGCGGCACTTGAAAAGCTGCCCGCACACATCATTCATTCATAGTTTATTGTTAcatctggtttttgtttaatattaagAAAACGTTTtacataaaattgtttaatgcaTCTTTATGAGCTTTGCCGTTCTCGGTTTTAATTtgcttggtttttgcttttgcttgcgtttaatttttatacctACGTATTTGATGTAaatgttttgtatatttgtatgtaaagATTCATTCCGTTGGTTGGTTGGATTGCATTGCCTTTCATTGTTCCAAAttagaataaatataaaaaacgtTGTACAAAATCAGTTAAAAGATCTAAACATATAAACATTGGAAGAAAGCTGCCGGAACGATGACGAAATTCGGATGGGTTTTCGAGTGCGAAATACGTAATCAGGAAACAATATTAATACTTGAATTTGTGGCAGTTAAAAATAGTACTAGTATAGTGAAAATGATTAGTGTCTGAGAAATACTTGGAGGGCATCTTGCTCTGGGGAGGGAGTCAGATTGGAATTCGATTTGGGTTTGGAAAATGGCAGATACAAAAAACGCCTCAACAGTTTTGTAATTTACGATTACCTCCTgaatatatactatatatatatgtatatagtacatatatatgtaaatgtatattgtatatataaatgtaaaaatgtttattcttcttttcctATTTATCATTACTTTACGCTGCCTTTTGTTGAATATCATtaataatttccataaatgtaGTTCGGTTGGAAGAAAAATTATTGGAGAAGataaaacatatacatatgtaggtatttAGTAatcagagtgtgtgtgtgtgtttctataaataaattagttattaattaacaatATTTGTTCAACTGCTCATAGTACAATTCAAGGCATTATAATACAAATTAGTTTCTCTTGCGGGGcggtttaaaattaatattcgtTTTTGTATCGTTAGAGGTACAAAGAAAAAATCTCATGgcatatttgttgtatatataattaataactATTTCGTGGTatggaaaacaaaaggtaAAAAACGTTGTCATGGGGCTGCGTTTGtgttttggtatttgtttAGTAGTTTTGCATAAGAAGAATTCGAGTGAAATTGCTGCATAAAATTAGCTTGCGACTAGATTgaagtttgctgctgctttgctttcGATTTGTGTATGCAGTGTAGATACATTATATATTTAGTATATATACTAACaaatcatatatgtatatcatatacgcatatgtatgtaaatatagatatatatggGATAAATTTGTTCATATTACACGTTAACTAGCGCGGCTGCTTTTGGTGATTCTACAATGAAAATGGGAGTGAGTGAGTCCTCCAAAGAAGCTTGGACAGTTGCAACCTTTTAAAGCGGTTTCTTAGAAGGATACAGGGACTTAAAAGCCAACTCTTAAAACAATATTCGAGATAAAAACAGGATTATGCATATCTTCATTTAAAAGCGAGCAGCCACGCACATCTCTATGGGTATATATGGGTTAGATATATACTTGTGTGCCCCCGAACCAGAGAGACAGTGGGGCCTGTTAGACAGTTGTGCCATAGGCATTGTTAAATACAGCCCGCGAACTGTCCGTGTCCAGTGATATATCCTCGGGACTGGCCAAATCTACGCGCACATTTGAGTTGGTACGACGACGGGCGGTCTGTGCAGCTCCCCAATTACTTAGGGTCCAATGGAAGCCGGAGGCGCCCGATGGTGGTTCCGCATCCACTTTGACCTGCGTACACACCTTTTGGGAAAGCAGAGAAGTCAATAAGAGCCATGCTCTAACAAGAATGATTCGTATGCTCACCTCACGATTGTCACAAGGCAGAGTTTCGGTGCCATTACCCAAAGCGGAGCCAGACActgaaccagagccagagtcccTGGTGctgccaatgctgctgctgctgtccagcgAATCATTGCTAGACTCGATCACCGCTCCACGATAACGCGCCACAGACTGGACAGCCTATAAAAAAATGGAGAGGGATTAGGCAAATAGATTTCAGAGCTGATACTGGGGCAGCTTACCATTGCATCGCCGCCTTGGCAATCTTCAATTGATTTCAGTATCTCCCAGACCAGCTCCGAGTCCAAAGGAATGGGCTGTTCCGTGTCGCGATTGAAAATAGCTATGGCAATGTGCACGGGATGCGGCACTGGCAGCGGTATAAGCAGATTTTCCGTCACACTCTTGTCACCGCACTGCTGCTTCCATGGTCGCCAGGGCTTCTGGCCATCCTGCCCTGCTTTCGGTACATGCTGGGCCCGATGGGCGCGCACTCGCGGCGTGGTCAGACCCACAGACATGTCCCGCTTCTCGGGCTTGCGGAAGGTGAGCGTTATGCGGGAGCGCGGATTAAAGGCGGTCACCTCAAGAAATGGCAGATGTACCTGCACATTGCCACGCGGGGCATACACATTGCCCAGCAGGTCCAGCCCCTTGGAGCCGATCACATCATTGGCATTCTTCACCATCTCCGTATAGCGCATCAGATCGAGCGAGGCATGTGGTTCTAGCTTAAAATGGGTATCGTGTTCAGTCAATGGCGTTAGAAAATCTAAACTAAATATGTCGGTGTATATAAGACCAGCCAAACCCGGCCAGTCGTTAACCGTGAGACCCTGTAAAGTGTaacaattatttatgattttaattCAAAAGTTAACGTAAGGTTTACACTCACCTTGTTATCCCAGAATTCTTCTTCGGTAATCGACAGTCTGCCGATAACATGAGACGGATAATACTTCTCTAATATATGGGCGGCCAATTGTATTGCAATCTACGAGACACAAATggataaataaaattcattttggATTCACTCTGATCATGGTATGTACGTACCTTCAATTCTTTGGTATTCAGCTTAATGCGCGACTTGACCTGAGTGGTCAGTGCCGTTTGCAGTTCACGTCGCCGTTTCTCCAGCTTCTCGTGCAGCGTGCTCATTAAATCCTGCGCCTCTCGATCAAGCGACAAGTACGGACCAATCTTGCTAATTTGAGCGGAGAAGGGTCCAAAGCAGGCCTCGACAAACTGCAGGAAatcctgctgtggctgcaggaCCACCCGTTCGGTGGCATGTTGATATGCCTGCAATTCGTCCAGTTCCATTTTAGCCTCTAGCGCGGCCAGGGCCTGCTCTGGTCTGATTATAAAGTAGTAGTCCAGAGCCAAACCAGGGCCAGCAATCCGTTTCACTGCAATGCTATCGGAGGCAGGCACGCGTCCGCATTTCTTAATAAACAGATGGTAGGTGAGCGAGTCCCAGACAAGCCGCAGTGTATACCGAATGACGCCAACTGAAAAGTACAGCTTAAAAGATTAACAGACACGATCTGATGGCACTCAGAGAGATTGCTTACCTATAAAGACAATCCCTGCTGCCAGGGGACAGATGAGTGTGGCGACCAGAACCGCCGCCACCGGCTGCAGCAGTCCCTGTATGAGTAGATTCCAAACAATGGCCTCCAGTAAAATGCAATAACGATTCTTCGTATTATCCGGCGCATCCAGATCATAGACGAGTATCATATaaatgtgcaacagcagcacaaagaCGGGTATCCACAGCGGGGCAGTGAGAGCCAGGCCAATGCTCAGCAAACTGGTAGCCAGACAGATCAATGGAAATGCGAATAAAATGACAATGGTGCCCAGGAAACCCTTCACGAAGTAATTCCACGTGCGATTTAGATTACGCGTCAATCCCTTGCCAATAAATCCTGTCATGAATGTACGTAATAAAGCGAAGAATTAACAAGATTATCATCCGCACTTACCCGTATCGGGTTCCGTCTCGAAATGCGTGCGTGATTTTGATATGTGCCGCCAGAGCTCGATGAGACGCGAGGCCATGGTCTGAGTGATGCTCGTCTTTCGCGGAAACAGCGTTCCATTGATCTGTGACAGTTCCAGGTCCGGCATGAAGGGCTTCACATAGCAGAGAGCGCGCAGTCCCAGGGGACTACACCAGGGAACGAGTATGCCGAGCAGGAACATCATGTTCCAGGACCAGCACCAGATTCGCTGCAGCATGTTCAGCAGTCGCCAGAAGGGCCAGCGCGTGCTCGTGGTGCGTATGATCTCTTTTTCCACGAGAAACACGGGCTGGCTGGGGTCGGAACGTGGCGTCACAATGGACGTGGCATGCTGGCTGATGACAGTGGGTATCACATCCGACTGGCCCTGGAAATTGCGACGAATGATCCACGATTGCGGCGACCAAATGCGACAGGCCCACTGAAAGCTGCGCGTGGGCGTCTTGGCGTTCTTCAGCTCCTTCAGCAGCACTGGCTCACGCTCCTTCATGAAGGCCAGATCGCGGGAGAGGAAGTAGGCGGTCTgatggagctggtgctgggtGCACATCTTCAGCGCCTCTTCGTGGGCCGACCAGGCGCACTTGTACAGTCGGTTCTCCTCGGCGTTACGCAGCTTGGAGCGCAGCCAGGGCGCTACGCGCGACAACACAGAGTGATCGTTGGACAGACACTTTTGGTGATCCTCGCGCGTGCGCTTGATGTCCTGCTGCACCTTGTCCACAGCCTTGTACATGATCACCACGGACTGGGCCTGCTGGACGAGCAGCTCGGGCACGCCGGTGCCCAACTCTGCCAACTTGGCATTGCCCACAATGGAGCTATAGACGCGCTGCAAGTACTCTTTCATCACGGCCTCGTTGACCTCCTCTTCGATCTCCTTATCGTTGAGCTTCTTGGCCCTCAGCTCGGCAATCAGACGCTCgcggaaatgcaaaaaccagCCACGCGTCTCCCTCTCCAAAATGCCAATTAGGATGGGCAAAGTCTTGCGCATGATGTCGCGACAGAACAGACGCAAATCGATTTCCTGTCCCTTGGGCGTGAGGAACAAATAGGGCACGGGCTGGCTGACCTCACAGCTATTGAAATCGAACTTTTCCATGGTGGCACGGCGCAGCATTTTACGAACATAAGAGCACAGGCCATCCAGGCAGTCCTCGAACTCGGGCTGTGTAGGTGGAAGGAGAGatttaatcaatcaatcaaacagcTAAATCTAAAATCTTACTCGGCAAACCAGCTCGGCTATGAGGAAACGACACCTCTCCTCCTTGATCTTGTAGTCGAGATTGTGGGCCAGCAGTGCAGGCACGCCAATAAACATATCTGCCAGCTTGGTGAATGCCCCGATCAAGCCATGCACTGCATGCACAACCGAAAAGAAATGCGAGAAGATACGCGACCGAGCAGTGACCACCACAAAGCGGGCCGCCAGGGCCAGATCACTCAGAAAGGAATCGTGGGCACGCAGTCGGcccttctgcagcagctgcgacagACGCCACTTGTGCACCTGACCCGGAAAATGCAAGCTCGGCACATCGAATTCGCTGTGGGAATAGGCAggacagaaagaaagagcatTAGTCAGTCACATGGTTAATATTTGAAAGAGAAGAAGCTGAAggcaacataaaaaaacacacataaatgaaCACTATATTAAATGACAAATTGTTGGCATGCACAAGCGTGTaccagattcagattcagaatTATGTTTGCCCGATTCCAAGGTTTGTAAAGTGTACATAGAATATGTGTGCGGAGTGGGGGGACAATCGAGTATAATAGTTTAAGACTCGCTCCATTAAGAGCTTTACAAAATTATAATCAGTAACTACTAGTTTAGGGATTGGCTTTGGAACGTCTCTCcagggttttcttttttgtttgcatgcaGATAGATTTacgtttcgtttcaatttgtttcagCATGCACAATTTCCAGAGCATTTTTATAGTAGATTATGATTAaacaacagagaaaaacagattaataaaacaacattcagtaaatgaaaatatgtacaaacggAAGAACACCGACTAAACAAATGCTGAGGCTgaaacagacaggcaggacGGGCAGAAAGACATTTACGATTGAATTATGCCtttgcccagcagcagtaagtagtagtagtagtagatTTTTGTTCGTTGGCTTTATTGTGTTTAGTGTTTGATTATTTACCCATTTTTACGTATTGTTTCCAATTGTTCCAAAGTTAATTTCTTCGGCTTTCCATATTTATCCTTTTGCAAGCTTTacagaaatatttcacatacaaattgttgttgtcaacCGTTTTCATGTTTGATTAACAAAAGgattcaattcgattcgattcagTTTCGTACATGCAGTAGGAGTAGTAGTAGTTGGAGAAGTTATAGGAAaggaaacaataaaattaaacacaaaacagataACAGATAGCAGACAACCCGAATATCTCTGTATcgtctttttgttatttttggtgGATTTGGAGGCATGCCTTAATTTGATTcatttgcgtttgcttttagTGCAAAAGTGTCAAGGAATGATGTAGGCGAATGTTTTGAGGGAAATTAAGGAAATACACAATTGTAATCATTAAATGGCAaggtgtgtgggggggtgaGGAGATGTGGCATAAGCGCTTAAGTTGACcagcaattggcaaaactgttttgctgcactttttaCTGGACGTGTCTTTGCATTTGCTTCTTATTTAGCGCATAGTTGCGTGGTGTGTCTCCAACCAACATCCatcatccattcatccatcaaTCTATCCatcatgagcagcagcaggctctcGTCTGCGACCGACATCAAAACTCACCCAGTTTCCCGCAACGTTTTCAATTGGGCGCTTGTAAGGCGGCGCGGCTCGCCGCTACCATCGGATGCCACTGCATCCAGTTCGTCGAAGGGAGGCGCTATAAATAGGTCACGCAGATTAATGGGACGCGCTTTGCGACTGCTGACACTGTTCGTCGCATTACTGGCCGTCAGATTCAGGCCACTGCTGGCCAATGCTTGAGGCAAGACTGCAATTAGACACGATTAGAAGGGATCAGGCACCAAATACGCTTTCTTCGCA from Drosophila subobscura isolate 14011-0131.10 chromosome O, UCBerk_Dsub_1.0, whole genome shotgun sequence encodes:
- the LOC117898215 gene encoding uncharacterized protein LOC117898215 isoform X2: MPMSLQAAAAPAPALAPAPAVNATAGNQLLRPQTLAGPEREPIEFNINLVGAPPEVEQLVQQIKSVAEQFLYHWKSFPIVLPQALASSGLNLTASNATNSVSSRKARPINLRDLFIAPPFDELDAVASDGSGEPRRLTSAQLKTLRETGEFDVPSLHFPGQVHKWRLSQLLQKGRLRAHDSFLSDLALAARFVVVTARSRIFSHFFSVVHAVHGLIGAFTKLADMFIGVPALLAHNLDYKIKEERCRFLIAELVCRPEFEDCLDGLCSYVRKMLRRATMEKFDFNSCEVSQPVPYLFLTPKGQEIDLRLFCRDIMRKTLPILIGILERETRGWFLHFRERLIAELRAKKLNDKEIEEEVNEAVMKEYLQRVYSSIVGNAKLAELGTGVPELLVQQAQSVVIMYKAVDKVQQDIKRTREDHQKCLSNDHSVLSRVAPWLRSKLRNAEENRLYKCAWSAHEEALKMCTQHQLHQTAYFLSRDLAFMKEREPVLLKELKNAKTPTRSFQWACRIWSPQSWIIRRNFQGQSDVIPTVISQHATSIVTPRSDPSQPVFLVEKEIIRTTSTRWPFWRLLNMLQRIWCWSWNMMFLLGILVPWCSPLGLRALCYVKPFMPDLELSQINGTLFPRKTSITQTMASRLIELWRHISKSRTHFETEPDTGFIGKGLTRNLNRTWNYFVKGFLGTIVILFAFPLICLATSLLSIGLALTAPLWIPVFVLLLHIYMILVYDLDAPDNTKNRYCILLEAIVWNLLIQGLLQPVAAVLVATLICPLAAGIVFIVGVIRYTLRLVWDSLTYHLFIKKCGRVPASDSIAVKRIAGPGLALDYYFIIRPEQALAALEAKMELDELQAYQHATERVVLQPQQDFLQFVEACFGPFSAQISKIGPYLSLDREAQDLMSTLHEKLEKRRRELQTALTTQVKSRIKLNTKELKIAIQLAAHILEKYYPSHVIGRLSITEEEFWDNKGLTVNDWPGLAGLIYTDIFSLDFLTPLTEHDTHFKLEPHASLDLMRYTEMVKNANDVIGSKGLDLLGNVYAPRGNVQVHLPFLEVTAFNPRSRITLTFRKPEKRDMSVGLTTPRVRAHRAQHVPKAGQDGQKPWRPWKQQCGDKSVTENLLIPLPVPHPVHIAIAIFNRDTEQPIPLDSELVWEILKSIEDCQGGDAMAVQSVARYRGAVIESSNDSLDSSSSIGSTRDSGSGSVSGSALGNGTETLPCDNREVCTQVKVDAEPPSGASGFHWTLSNWGAAQTARRRTNSNVRVDLASPEDISLDTDSSRAVFNNAYGTTV
- the LOC117898215 gene encoding uncharacterized protein LOC117898215 isoform X1, whose amino-acid sequence is MPMSLQAAAAPAPALAPAPAVNATAGNQLLRPQTLAGPEREPIEFNINLVGAPPEVEQLVQQIKSVAEQFLYHWKSFPIVLPQALASSGLNLTASNATNSVSSRKARPINLRDLFIAPPFDELDAVASDGSGEPRRLTSAQLKTLRETGLQKDKYGKPKKLTLEQLETIRKNGEFDVPSLHFPGQVHKWRLSQLLQKGRLRAHDSFLSDLALAARFVVVTARSRIFSHFFSVVHAVHGLIGAFTKLADMFIGVPALLAHNLDYKIKEERCRFLIAELVCRPEFEDCLDGLCSYVRKMLRRATMEKFDFNSCEVSQPVPYLFLTPKGQEIDLRLFCRDIMRKTLPILIGILERETRGWFLHFRERLIAELRAKKLNDKEIEEEVNEAVMKEYLQRVYSSIVGNAKLAELGTGVPELLVQQAQSVVIMYKAVDKVQQDIKRTREDHQKCLSNDHSVLSRVAPWLRSKLRNAEENRLYKCAWSAHEEALKMCTQHQLHQTAYFLSRDLAFMKEREPVLLKELKNAKTPTRSFQWACRIWSPQSWIIRRNFQGQSDVIPTVISQHATSIVTPRSDPSQPVFLVEKEIIRTTSTRWPFWRLLNMLQRIWCWSWNMMFLLGILVPWCSPLGLRALCYVKPFMPDLELSQINGTLFPRKTSITQTMASRLIELWRHISKSRTHFETEPDTGFIGKGLTRNLNRTWNYFVKGFLGTIVILFAFPLICLATSLLSIGLALTAPLWIPVFVLLLHIYMILVYDLDAPDNTKNRYCILLEAIVWNLLIQGLLQPVAAVLVATLICPLAAGIVFIVGVIRYTLRLVWDSLTYHLFIKKCGRVPASDSIAVKRIAGPGLALDYYFIIRPEQALAALEAKMELDELQAYQHATERVVLQPQQDFLQFVEACFGPFSAQISKIGPYLSLDREAQDLMSTLHEKLEKRRRELQTALTTQVKSRIKLNTKELKIAIQLAAHILEKYYPSHVIGRLSITEEEFWDNKGLTVNDWPGLAGLIYTDIFSLDFLTPLTEHDTHFKLEPHASLDLMRYTEMVKNANDVIGSKGLDLLGNVYAPRGNVQVHLPFLEVTAFNPRSRITLTFRKPEKRDMSVGLTTPRVRAHRAQHVPKAGQDGQKPWRPWKQQCGDKSVTENLLIPLPVPHPVHIAIAIFNRDTEQPIPLDSELVWEILKSIEDCQGGDAMAVQSVARYRGAVIESSNDSLDSSSSIGSTRDSGSGSVSGSALGNGTETLPCDNREVCTQVKVDAEPPSGASGFHWTLSNWGAAQTARRRTNSNVRVDLASPEDISLDTDSSRAVFNNAYGTTV